Proteins encoded within one genomic window of Gambusia affinis linkage group LG09, SWU_Gaff_1.0, whole genome shotgun sequence:
- the zgc:66433 gene encoding retinitis pigmentosa 1-like 1 protein isoform X2, with the protein MSWFQSLRDDFTLRPFEIHNTPSDSAAMASGSPDVATNQEPAEVQEDCSGKKKSKFQTFKKLFARKKRKEPQSEGAEEGLKGSQSSDNVSKTSENNTLIPSEKEKGSGSRISLGNKALSHDSVFVSDSSEANEGLGASQDSIHGKVKSLQLQLKQVIRLGSPPSLMCVKTTEDAGATSEDDGLPCSPPDYTSLHSVKSKAERSSSNSLHGVDSNEQLSVRAVSPPAIPGDFSQPASPFACLDNSAAKHKLGLRNKACNRRKPARRLELKTEGDSAVEEELTVSLTAADVTEEQQKAEVESRDQLKAETEQEEDEEDKPQKDSPAFPLGANEGEDDAESEQDVSHAPDASCPLESRLSEEKEEEEDEEEQDVSVDRHAPSSSSTSSSLDSPSVSPEPPAGQTEHLTGLVHSESDSSSGEEENVEERSSLLEEVLSSLKNSHSPDVEVSGVVMETEESEDEAVEVDERKEEEDPAGCEEPALSPDTSDRIAQEVEEVLPQSLQEEEEVLPQSLQEEEEVLPQSLQEEEEVLPQSLQEEEVAVEEEEEEEEEEEEAKSIEEEPEEDKVLERFIQHTEEEEVESEEEIKQTINQEEVEEERDSGEEEEVEEEGVELKEEPEAVEEKWENEVEEREEGSCVEVEEVRDEEEAEEEAKWDEEELLTEGIPDAEDEEDPTASSIQEEGDGDDDTPEMDDQIVPKVNEEQEVLNKNSGAEEEEEEELQDRKSEDVERRHNENQSGDDVELGKDGTSPLMEEKEAEAEEEGRVSSRLPPLIQAESRSVSCSDQSPTSSPSKTSTLHIHLASPTSEKPSSPLRLSDITEPLSPAEEPTEFNVTERIEEVQKPEEEEEKQSAPEQGDSSGQEAPSTPTDQSKVRFTVAPAWQRLQSHPTSPSATPALWDGSAEVEAADPKERDVKAEPGSPAEVESSPVRGRSSGSFTAKPQSYAASAPTEAHTAPPGRTSESAAEAEAGPDSPFGVRLRKTSALLRFGSEEVESEPQVESPTQSPSAKAESPQPISAKPPASHSIGNKPALPRKPEVHGDAGAKPRRISEPAAARSAPGGSDAPSWISVAKQKQKVYKETPLNEITVKMEEQERKPALPPSREQSSSKPLEPSRVSVEKETRRTFSVPTPVPPQPPKTPLQKPQAPPTPAKPSPRPDSPRPDSPRPDSPRSSPLSPPPVLSKIPPVALPRTVPEKAASRQAAPPQRGSPPATLPQNEPPWMALAKKKAKAWSEMPQIVQ; encoded by the exons CAGTGACAGCGCTGCCATGGCATCAGGATCTCCAGACGTGGCGACCAATCAGGAGCCTGCTGAGGTCCAGGAGGATTGCTCCG gaAAGAAGAAATCAAAGTTCCAGACGTTCAAGAAATTGTTTGCTcggaagaaaaggaaagagcCGCAGAGCGAGGGAGCGGAGGAGGGCCTGAAGGGGAGCCAGTCGAGTGACAACGTCAGCAAAACGTCAGAGAACAACACACTGATCCCATCCGAGAAGGAGAAGGGCTCTGG GTCTAGGATCAGTCTGGGCAACAAGGCCTTGTCACATGACTCTGTTTTCGTCTCCGACTCATCAGAAGCTAACGAGGGCCTTGGGGCGTCTCAGGACAGCATTCACGGGAAAGTTAAATCCCTGCAG ctccagctgaaGCAGGTCATCAGACTGGGTTCTCCTCCGTCCTTAATGTGTGTGAAGACGACCGAAGACGCCGGAGCCACGTCTGAGGACGACGGCCTGCCCTGCAGCCCGCCCGACTACACATCCCTTCATTCAGTCAAG AGTAAAGCTGAGAGGTCCAGCTCCAACAGCCTGCATGGAGTCGACAGCAACGAGCAG CTGTCCGTCAGAGCTGTGAGCCCCCCCGCGATTCCCGGGGACTTCAGCCAGCCGGCCAGTCCCTTCGCCTGCCTGGATAACTCTGCTGCCAAGCACAAGCTGGGCCTGAGAAACAAGGCCTGCAACAGGAGGAAACCCGCCCGT CGCCTGGAGTTGAAAACAGAGGGCGACTCTGcggtggaggaggagctgacGGTGTCTCTGACGGCAGCAGACGTTAcggaggagcagcagaaggCAGAAG TCGAAAGTCGGGATCAGCTGAAAGCGGAAACCGAAcaggaggaggacgaagaggacAAACCCCAAAAAGATTCCCCAGCCTTCCCGCTCGGGGCCAACGAGGGAGAAGATGATGCGGAATCTGAACAGGATGTTTCTCACGCCCCGGACGCTTCCTGTCCTCTAGAGTCCAGACTCTctgaggagaaagaggaggaggaagatgaggaagagcAGGACGTCTCAGTTGATAGGCACGCTCCCTCCTCCAGCTCCACATCCTCCTCCTTGGACAGTCCCAG CGTCTCACCAgagccccctgctggtcagacGGAGCACCTGACCGGCCTCGTCCACTCTGAGAGTGACTCTTCGTCGGGGGAAGAAGAAAACGTCGAGGAGAGGAGCTCTCTCTTGGAGGAGGTGCTGAGCTCCTTGAAGAACTCTCACTCGCCCGATGTGGAGGTCAGCGGCGTTGTCATGGAGACAGAGGAGTCGGAGGATGAGGCAGTGGAAGTTGAcgagaggaaggaagaggaggatccCGCTGGTTGTGAGGAACCCGCCTTGAGCCCTGACACGTCTGATCGGATTGCCCAGGAGGTAGAGGAGGTTCTTCCTCAGTCTctacaggaggaagaggaggttcTTCCTCAGTCTctacaggaggaagaggaggttcTTCCTCAGTCTctacaggaggaagaggaggttcTTCCTCAGTCTCTACAGGAGGAAGAGGTCgctgtagaagaagaagaagaagaagaagaagaagaagaagaagcaaaaagcATAGAGGAAGAACCTGAGGAGGACAAAGTTTTGGAGCGATTCATTCAACACACT gaggaggaggaagttgaATCGGAGGAAGAAATCAAACAAACCATCAACCAGGAAGAAGTGGAGGAAGAACGGGATAGCggcgaggaggaggaagtggaggaggagggggtggaGTTAAAGGAGGAGCCAGAAGCTGTTGAGGAGAAATGGGAGAACGAGGTTGAagaaagggaggaaggaagCTGTGTCGAGGTGGAGGAGGTGAGAGATGAagaagaggcagaggaggaagcaAAATGGGATGAAGAGGAATTGTTGACGGAGGGGATCCCTGACGCTGAAGACGAGGAGGATCCGACTGCCTCGTCTATTCAAGAGGAAGGCGATGGAGATGATGATACCCCAGAGATGGATGATCAAATAGTTCCCAAAGTGAACGAAGAGCAGGAAGTTTTAAATAAGAACTCtggagctgaggaagaggaagaggaagagctcCAGGATCGTAAATCAGAAGACGTGGAAAGACGTCACAATGAAAATCAGAGTGGAGATGACGTGGAATTGGGAAAAGACGGAACAAGTCCCCTCATGGAGGAGAAGGAAGCTGAAGCCGAGGAAGAAGGCCGTGTTTCCTCCAGACTTCCTCCACTGATCCAGGCGGAGTCACGCTCTGTTTCCTGTTCAGATCAGAGTCCCACCAGTTCCCCCAGTAAGACCAGCACCTTACACATCCATCTGGCCTCCCCCACCTCAGAGAAACCCAGCTCTCCGCTCCGGCTCTCTGATATAACAGAGCCACTTTCCCCCGCCGAGGAACCCACAGAGTTTAACGTGACAGAGCGGATAGAAGAAGTGCaaaaaccagaagaagaagaagagaagcaaTCAGCACCAGAACAAGGTGATTCCTCCGGGCAGGAAGCGCCGTCAACACCGACGGATCAAAGCAAAGTCCGCTTTACCGTCGCCCCGGCGTGGCAGCGGCTACAGAGCCACCCCACCTCCCCGTCTGCCACTCCGGCGCTCTGGGACGGCAGCGCCGAGGTGGAGGCAGCGGACCCGAAGGAACGGGACGTGAAAGCAGAACCCGGCAGCCCAGCCGAGGTGGAATCGAGTCCGGTCAGAGGGAGGAGTTCAGGGAGCTTCACCGCCAAACCGCAGAGCTACGCAGCGTCCGCTCCAACTGAGGCTCATACCGCACCGCCGGGGAGAACATCAG AGAGCGCTGCGGAGGCGGAGGCCGGCCCAGACAGTCCGTTTGGGGTCCGGCTGAGGAAGACGTCAGCTCTGCTCCGGTTCGGCTCAGAAGAGGTCGAATCAGAG CCTCAAGTCGAGTCGCCGACACAATCGCCCTCCGCCAAAGCCGAGTCACCCCAGCCAATCAGCGCCAAGCCCCCTGCGAGCCATTCAATCGGCAACAAGCCCGCTCTGCCTAGGAAACCGGAGGTCCACGGAGACGCCGGAGCCAAACCGAGACGCATCTCAG AACCGGCCGCAGCCCGAAGTGCGCCCGGCGGGTCCGATGCCCCCAGCTGGATCTCTGTGgccaaacagaaacagaaggtTTACAAAGAAACCCCGCTCAATGAAATCACAGTCAAGATG gaggagcaggagaggaAGCCGGCGTTGCCTCCAAGCAgggagcagagcagcagcaaacCGCTTGAACCCAGCAGAG tgtcGGTAGAAAAGGAGACCAGAAGAACTTTCTCTGTTCCAACTCCAGTGCCGCCTCAGCCCCCGAAGACTCCGCTCCAAAAGCCGCAGGCACCACCCACCCCAGCGAAACCCTCGCCCCGACCGGACTCGCCCCGACCGGACTCGCCCCGACCGGACTCGCCCCGCTCCTCCCCTTTAAGTCCCCCGCCGGTTCTCTCCAAAATACCGCCGGTCGCCTTGCCGAGGACTGTCCCGGAAAAGGCTGCCTCCAGGCAGGCTGCGCCCCCACAGCGGGGCTCGCCTCCCGCCACTCTGCCCCAGAATGAGCCCCCCTGGATGGCGCTCGCCAAGAAGAAGGCCAAAGCCTGGAGCGAGATGCCGCAGATCGTCCAGTGA
- the zgc:66433 gene encoding CRACD-like protein isoform X8, with amino-acid sequence MGLTSAYTHVDSAAMASGSPDVATNQEPAEVQEDCSGKKKSKFQTFKKLFARKKRKEPQSEGAEEGLKGSQSSDNVSKTSENNTLIPSEKEKGSGSRISLGNKALSHDSVFVSDSSEANEGLGASQDSIHGKVKSLQLQLKQVIRLGSPPSLMCVKTTEDAGATSEDDGLPCSPPDYTSLHSVKSKAERSSSNSLHGVDSNEQLSVRAVSPPAIPGDFSQPASPFACLDNSAAKHKLGLRNKACNRRKPARRLELKTEGDSAVEEELTVSLTAADVTEEQQKAEVESRDQLKAETEQEEDEEDKPQKDSPAFPLGANEGEDDAESEQDVSHAPDASCPLESRLSEEKEEEEDEEEQDVSVDRHAPSSSSTSSSLDSPSVSPEPPAGQTEHLTGLVHSESDSSSGEEENVEERSSLLEEVLSSLKNSHSPDVEVSGVVMETEESEDEAVEVDERKEEEDPAGCEEPALSPDTSDRIAQEVEEVLPQSLQEEEEVLPQSLQEEEEVLPQSLQEEEEVLPQSLQEEEVAVEEEEEEEEEEEEAKSIEEEPEEDKVLERFIQHTEEEEVESEEEIKQTINQEEVEEERDSGEEEEVEEEGVELKEEPEAVEEKWENEVEEREEGSCVEVEEVRDEEEAEEEAKWDEEELLTEGIPDAEDEEDPTASSIQEEGDGDDDTPEMDDQIVPKVNEEQEVLNKNSGAEEEEEEELQDRKSEDVERRHNENQSGDDVELGKDGTSPLMEEKEAEAEEEGRVSSRLPPLIQAESRSVSCSDQSPTSSPSKTSTLHIHLASPTSEKPSSPLRLSDITEPLSPAEEPTEFNVTERIEEVQKPEEEEEKQSAPEQGDSSGQEAPSTPTDQSKVRFTVAPAWQRLQSHPTSPSATPALWDGSAEVEAADPKERDVKAEPGSPAEVESSPVRGRSSGSFTAKPQSYAASAPTEAHTAPPGRTSESAAEAEAGPDSPFGVRLRKTSALLRFGSEEVESEPQVESPTQSPSAKAESPQPISAKPPASHSIGNKPALPRKPEVHGDAGAKPRRISEPAAARSAPGGSDAPSWISVAKQKQKVYKETPLNEITVKMEEQERKPALPPSREQSSSKPLEPSRVSVEKETRRTFSVPTPVPPQPPKTPLQKPQAPPTPAKPSPRPDSPRPDSPRPDSPRSSPLSPPPVLSKIPPVALPRTVPEKAASRQAAPPQRGSPPATLPQNEPPWMALAKKKAKAWSEMPQIVQ; translated from the exons TGACAGCGCTGCCATGGCATCAGGATCTCCAGACGTGGCGACCAATCAGGAGCCTGCTGAGGTCCAGGAGGATTGCTCCG gaAAGAAGAAATCAAAGTTCCAGACGTTCAAGAAATTGTTTGCTcggaagaaaaggaaagagcCGCAGAGCGAGGGAGCGGAGGAGGGCCTGAAGGGGAGCCAGTCGAGTGACAACGTCAGCAAAACGTCAGAGAACAACACACTGATCCCATCCGAGAAGGAGAAGGGCTCTGG GTCTAGGATCAGTCTGGGCAACAAGGCCTTGTCACATGACTCTGTTTTCGTCTCCGACTCATCAGAAGCTAACGAGGGCCTTGGGGCGTCTCAGGACAGCATTCACGGGAAAGTTAAATCCCTGCAG ctccagctgaaGCAGGTCATCAGACTGGGTTCTCCTCCGTCCTTAATGTGTGTGAAGACGACCGAAGACGCCGGAGCCACGTCTGAGGACGACGGCCTGCCCTGCAGCCCGCCCGACTACACATCCCTTCATTCAGTCAAG AGTAAAGCTGAGAGGTCCAGCTCCAACAGCCTGCATGGAGTCGACAGCAACGAGCAG CTGTCCGTCAGAGCTGTGAGCCCCCCCGCGATTCCCGGGGACTTCAGCCAGCCGGCCAGTCCCTTCGCCTGCCTGGATAACTCTGCTGCCAAGCACAAGCTGGGCCTGAGAAACAAGGCCTGCAACAGGAGGAAACCCGCCCGT CGCCTGGAGTTGAAAACAGAGGGCGACTCTGcggtggaggaggagctgacGGTGTCTCTGACGGCAGCAGACGTTAcggaggagcagcagaaggCAGAAG TCGAAAGTCGGGATCAGCTGAAAGCGGAAACCGAAcaggaggaggacgaagaggacAAACCCCAAAAAGATTCCCCAGCCTTCCCGCTCGGGGCCAACGAGGGAGAAGATGATGCGGAATCTGAACAGGATGTTTCTCACGCCCCGGACGCTTCCTGTCCTCTAGAGTCCAGACTCTctgaggagaaagaggaggaggaagatgaggaagagcAGGACGTCTCAGTTGATAGGCACGCTCCCTCCTCCAGCTCCACATCCTCCTCCTTGGACAGTCCCAG CGTCTCACCAgagccccctgctggtcagacGGAGCACCTGACCGGCCTCGTCCACTCTGAGAGTGACTCTTCGTCGGGGGAAGAAGAAAACGTCGAGGAGAGGAGCTCTCTCTTGGAGGAGGTGCTGAGCTCCTTGAAGAACTCTCACTCGCCCGATGTGGAGGTCAGCGGCGTTGTCATGGAGACAGAGGAGTCGGAGGATGAGGCAGTGGAAGTTGAcgagaggaaggaagaggaggatccCGCTGGTTGTGAGGAACCCGCCTTGAGCCCTGACACGTCTGATCGGATTGCCCAGGAGGTAGAGGAGGTTCTTCCTCAGTCTctacaggaggaagaggaggttcTTCCTCAGTCTctacaggaggaagaggaggttcTTCCTCAGTCTctacaggaggaagaggaggttcTTCCTCAGTCTCTACAGGAGGAAGAGGTCgctgtagaagaagaagaagaagaagaagaagaagaagaagaagcaaaaagcATAGAGGAAGAACCTGAGGAGGACAAAGTTTTGGAGCGATTCATTCAACACACT gaggaggaggaagttgaATCGGAGGAAGAAATCAAACAAACCATCAACCAGGAAGAAGTGGAGGAAGAACGGGATAGCggcgaggaggaggaagtggaggaggagggggtggaGTTAAAGGAGGAGCCAGAAGCTGTTGAGGAGAAATGGGAGAACGAGGTTGAagaaagggaggaaggaagCTGTGTCGAGGTGGAGGAGGTGAGAGATGAagaagaggcagaggaggaagcaAAATGGGATGAAGAGGAATTGTTGACGGAGGGGATCCCTGACGCTGAAGACGAGGAGGATCCGACTGCCTCGTCTATTCAAGAGGAAGGCGATGGAGATGATGATACCCCAGAGATGGATGATCAAATAGTTCCCAAAGTGAACGAAGAGCAGGAAGTTTTAAATAAGAACTCtggagctgaggaagaggaagaggaagagctcCAGGATCGTAAATCAGAAGACGTGGAAAGACGTCACAATGAAAATCAGAGTGGAGATGACGTGGAATTGGGAAAAGACGGAACAAGTCCCCTCATGGAGGAGAAGGAAGCTGAAGCCGAGGAAGAAGGCCGTGTTTCCTCCAGACTTCCTCCACTGATCCAGGCGGAGTCACGCTCTGTTTCCTGTTCAGATCAGAGTCCCACCAGTTCCCCCAGTAAGACCAGCACCTTACACATCCATCTGGCCTCCCCCACCTCAGAGAAACCCAGCTCTCCGCTCCGGCTCTCTGATATAACAGAGCCACTTTCCCCCGCCGAGGAACCCACAGAGTTTAACGTGACAGAGCGGATAGAAGAAGTGCaaaaaccagaagaagaagaagagaagcaaTCAGCACCAGAACAAGGTGATTCCTCCGGGCAGGAAGCGCCGTCAACACCGACGGATCAAAGCAAAGTCCGCTTTACCGTCGCCCCGGCGTGGCAGCGGCTACAGAGCCACCCCACCTCCCCGTCTGCCACTCCGGCGCTCTGGGACGGCAGCGCCGAGGTGGAGGCAGCGGACCCGAAGGAACGGGACGTGAAAGCAGAACCCGGCAGCCCAGCCGAGGTGGAATCGAGTCCGGTCAGAGGGAGGAGTTCAGGGAGCTTCACCGCCAAACCGCAGAGCTACGCAGCGTCCGCTCCAACTGAGGCTCATACCGCACCGCCGGGGAGAACATCAG AGAGCGCTGCGGAGGCGGAGGCCGGCCCAGACAGTCCGTTTGGGGTCCGGCTGAGGAAGACGTCAGCTCTGCTCCGGTTCGGCTCAGAAGAGGTCGAATCAGAG CCTCAAGTCGAGTCGCCGACACAATCGCCCTCCGCCAAAGCCGAGTCACCCCAGCCAATCAGCGCCAAGCCCCCTGCGAGCCATTCAATCGGCAACAAGCCCGCTCTGCCTAGGAAACCGGAGGTCCACGGAGACGCCGGAGCCAAACCGAGACGCATCTCAG AACCGGCCGCAGCCCGAAGTGCGCCCGGCGGGTCCGATGCCCCCAGCTGGATCTCTGTGgccaaacagaaacagaaggtTTACAAAGAAACCCCGCTCAATGAAATCACAGTCAAGATG gaggagcaggagaggaAGCCGGCGTTGCCTCCAAGCAgggagcagagcagcagcaaacCGCTTGAACCCAGCAGAG tgtcGGTAGAAAAGGAGACCAGAAGAACTTTCTCTGTTCCAACTCCAGTGCCGCCTCAGCCCCCGAAGACTCCGCTCCAAAAGCCGCAGGCACCACCCACCCCAGCGAAACCCTCGCCCCGACCGGACTCGCCCCGACCGGACTCGCCCCGACCGGACTCGCCCCGCTCCTCCCCTTTAAGTCCCCCGCCGGTTCTCTCCAAAATACCGCCGGTCGCCTTGCCGAGGACTGTCCCGGAAAAGGCTGCCTCCAGGCAGGCTGCGCCCCCACAGCGGGGCTCGCCTCCCGCCACTCTGCCCCAGAATGAGCCCCCCTGGATGGCGCTCGCCAAGAAGAAGGCCAAAGCCTGGAGCGAGATGCCGCAGATCGTCCAGTGA
- the zgc:66433 gene encoding retinitis pigmentosa 1-like 1 protein isoform X3: MSWFQSLRDDFTLRPFEIHNTPDSAAMASGSPDVATNQEPAEVQEDCSGKKKSKFQTFKKLFARKKRKEPQSEGAEEGLKGSQSSDNVSKTSENNTLIPSEKEKGSGSRISLGNKALSHDSVFVSDSSEANEGLGASQDSIHGKVKSLQLQLKQVIRLGSPPSLMCVKTTEDAGATSEDDGLPCSPPDYTSLHSVKSKAERSSSNSLHGVDSNEQLSVRAVSPPAIPGDFSQPASPFACLDNSAAKHKLGLRNKACNRRKPARRLELKTEGDSAVEEELTVSLTAADVTEEQQKAEVESRDQLKAETEQEEDEEDKPQKDSPAFPLGANEGEDDAESEQDVSHAPDASCPLESRLSEEKEEEEDEEEQDVSVDRHAPSSSSTSSSLDSPSVSPEPPAGQTEHLTGLVHSESDSSSGEEENVEERSSLLEEVLSSLKNSHSPDVEVSGVVMETEESEDEAVEVDERKEEEDPAGCEEPALSPDTSDRIAQEVEEVLPQSLQEEEEVLPQSLQEEEEVLPQSLQEEEEVLPQSLQEEEVAVEEEEEEEEEEEEAKSIEEEPEEDKVLERFIQHTEEEEVESEEEIKQTINQEEVEEERDSGEEEEVEEEGVELKEEPEAVEEKWENEVEEREEGSCVEVEEVRDEEEAEEEAKWDEEELLTEGIPDAEDEEDPTASSIQEEGDGDDDTPEMDDQIVPKVNEEQEVLNKNSGAEEEEEEELQDRKSEDVERRHNENQSGDDVELGKDGTSPLMEEKEAEAEEEGRVSSRLPPLIQAESRSVSCSDQSPTSSPSKTSTLHIHLASPTSEKPSSPLRLSDITEPLSPAEEPTEFNVTERIEEVQKPEEEEEKQSAPEQGDSSGQEAPSTPTDQSKVRFTVAPAWQRLQSHPTSPSATPALWDGSAEVEAADPKERDVKAEPGSPAEVESSPVRGRSSGSFTAKPQSYAASAPTEAHTAPPGRTSESAAEAEAGPDSPFGVRLRKTSALLRFGSEEVESEPQVESPTQSPSAKAESPQPISAKPPASHSIGNKPALPRKPEVHGDAGAKPRRISEPAAARSAPGGSDAPSWISVAKQKQKVYKETPLNEITVKMEEQERKPALPPSREQSSSKPLEPSRVSVEKETRRTFSVPTPVPPQPPKTPLQKPQAPPTPAKPSPRPDSPRPDSPRPDSPRSSPLSPPPVLSKIPPVALPRTVPEKAASRQAAPPQRGSPPATLPQNEPPWMALAKKKAKAWSEMPQIVQ, from the exons TGACAGCGCTGCCATGGCATCAGGATCTCCAGACGTGGCGACCAATCAGGAGCCTGCTGAGGTCCAGGAGGATTGCTCCG gaAAGAAGAAATCAAAGTTCCAGACGTTCAAGAAATTGTTTGCTcggaagaaaaggaaagagcCGCAGAGCGAGGGAGCGGAGGAGGGCCTGAAGGGGAGCCAGTCGAGTGACAACGTCAGCAAAACGTCAGAGAACAACACACTGATCCCATCCGAGAAGGAGAAGGGCTCTGG GTCTAGGATCAGTCTGGGCAACAAGGCCTTGTCACATGACTCTGTTTTCGTCTCCGACTCATCAGAAGCTAACGAGGGCCTTGGGGCGTCTCAGGACAGCATTCACGGGAAAGTTAAATCCCTGCAG ctccagctgaaGCAGGTCATCAGACTGGGTTCTCCTCCGTCCTTAATGTGTGTGAAGACGACCGAAGACGCCGGAGCCACGTCTGAGGACGACGGCCTGCCCTGCAGCCCGCCCGACTACACATCCCTTCATTCAGTCAAG AGTAAAGCTGAGAGGTCCAGCTCCAACAGCCTGCATGGAGTCGACAGCAACGAGCAG CTGTCCGTCAGAGCTGTGAGCCCCCCCGCGATTCCCGGGGACTTCAGCCAGCCGGCCAGTCCCTTCGCCTGCCTGGATAACTCTGCTGCCAAGCACAAGCTGGGCCTGAGAAACAAGGCCTGCAACAGGAGGAAACCCGCCCGT CGCCTGGAGTTGAAAACAGAGGGCGACTCTGcggtggaggaggagctgacGGTGTCTCTGACGGCAGCAGACGTTAcggaggagcagcagaaggCAGAAG TCGAAAGTCGGGATCAGCTGAAAGCGGAAACCGAAcaggaggaggacgaagaggacAAACCCCAAAAAGATTCCCCAGCCTTCCCGCTCGGGGCCAACGAGGGAGAAGATGATGCGGAATCTGAACAGGATGTTTCTCACGCCCCGGACGCTTCCTGTCCTCTAGAGTCCAGACTCTctgaggagaaagaggaggaggaagatgaggaagagcAGGACGTCTCAGTTGATAGGCACGCTCCCTCCTCCAGCTCCACATCCTCCTCCTTGGACAGTCCCAG CGTCTCACCAgagccccctgctggtcagacGGAGCACCTGACCGGCCTCGTCCACTCTGAGAGTGACTCTTCGTCGGGGGAAGAAGAAAACGTCGAGGAGAGGAGCTCTCTCTTGGAGGAGGTGCTGAGCTCCTTGAAGAACTCTCACTCGCCCGATGTGGAGGTCAGCGGCGTTGTCATGGAGACAGAGGAGTCGGAGGATGAGGCAGTGGAAGTTGAcgagaggaaggaagaggaggatccCGCTGGTTGTGAGGAACCCGCCTTGAGCCCTGACACGTCTGATCGGATTGCCCAGGAGGTAGAGGAGGTTCTTCCTCAGTCTctacaggaggaagaggaggttcTTCCTCAGTCTctacaggaggaagaggaggttcTTCCTCAGTCTctacaggaggaagaggaggttcTTCCTCAGTCTCTACAGGAGGAAGAGGTCgctgtagaagaagaagaagaagaagaagaagaagaagaagaagcaaaaagcATAGAGGAAGAACCTGAGGAGGACAAAGTTTTGGAGCGATTCATTCAACACACT gaggaggaggaagttgaATCGGAGGAAGAAATCAAACAAACCATCAACCAGGAAGAAGTGGAGGAAGAACGGGATAGCggcgaggaggaggaagtggaggaggagggggtggaGTTAAAGGAGGAGCCAGAAGCTGTTGAGGAGAAATGGGAGAACGAGGTTGAagaaagggaggaaggaagCTGTGTCGAGGTGGAGGAGGTGAGAGATGAagaagaggcagaggaggaagcaAAATGGGATGAAGAGGAATTGTTGACGGAGGGGATCCCTGACGCTGAAGACGAGGAGGATCCGACTGCCTCGTCTATTCAAGAGGAAGGCGATGGAGATGATGATACCCCAGAGATGGATGATCAAATAGTTCCCAAAGTGAACGAAGAGCAGGAAGTTTTAAATAAGAACTCtggagctgaggaagaggaagaggaagagctcCAGGATCGTAAATCAGAAGACGTGGAAAGACGTCACAATGAAAATCAGAGTGGAGATGACGTGGAATTGGGAAAAGACGGAACAAGTCCCCTCATGGAGGAGAAGGAAGCTGAAGCCGAGGAAGAAGGCCGTGTTTCCTCCAGACTTCCTCCACTGATCCAGGCGGAGTCACGCTCTGTTTCCTGTTCAGATCAGAGTCCCACCAGTTCCCCCAGTAAGACCAGCACCTTACACATCCATCTGGCCTCCCCCACCTCAGAGAAACCCAGCTCTCCGCTCCGGCTCTCTGATATAACAGAGCCACTTTCCCCCGCCGAGGAACCCACAGAGTTTAACGTGACAGAGCGGATAGAAGAAGTGCaaaaaccagaagaagaagaagagaagcaaTCAGCACCAGAACAAGGTGATTCCTCCGGGCAGGAAGCGCCGTCAACACCGACGGATCAAAGCAAAGTCCGCTTTACCGTCGCCCCGGCGTGGCAGCGGCTACAGAGCCACCCCACCTCCCCGTCTGCCACTCCGGCGCTCTGGGACGGCAGCGCCGAGGTGGAGGCAGCGGACCCGAAGGAACGGGACGTGAAAGCAGAACCCGGCAGCCCAGCCGAGGTGGAATCGAGTCCGGTCAGAGGGAGGAGTTCAGGGAGCTTCACCGCCAAACCGCAGAGCTACGCAGCGTCCGCTCCAACTGAGGCTCATACCGCACCGCCGGGGAGAACATCAG AGAGCGCTGCGGAGGCGGAGGCCGGCCCAGACAGTCCGTTTGGGGTCCGGCTGAGGAAGACGTCAGCTCTGCTCCGGTTCGGCTCAGAAGAGGTCGAATCAGAG CCTCAAGTCGAGTCGCCGACACAATCGCCCTCCGCCAAAGCCGAGTCACCCCAGCCAATCAGCGCCAAGCCCCCTGCGAGCCATTCAATCGGCAACAAGCCCGCTCTGCCTAGGAAACCGGAGGTCCACGGAGACGCCGGAGCCAAACCGAGACGCATCTCAG AACCGGCCGCAGCCCGAAGTGCGCCCGGCGGGTCCGATGCCCCCAGCTGGATCTCTGTGgccaaacagaaacagaaggtTTACAAAGAAACCCCGCTCAATGAAATCACAGTCAAGATG gaggagcaggagaggaAGCCGGCGTTGCCTCCAAGCAgggagcagagcagcagcaaacCGCTTGAACCCAGCAGAG tgtcGGTAGAAAAGGAGACCAGAAGAACTTTCTCTGTTCCAACTCCAGTGCCGCCTCAGCCCCCGAAGACTCCGCTCCAAAAGCCGCAGGCACCACCCACCCCAGCGAAACCCTCGCCCCGACCGGACTCGCCCCGACCGGACTCGCCCCGACCGGACTCGCCCCGCTCCTCCCCTTTAAGTCCCCCGCCGGTTCTCTCCAAAATACCGCCGGTCGCCTTGCCGAGGACTGTCCCGGAAAAGGCTGCCTCCAGGCAGGCTGCGCCCCCACAGCGGGGCTCGCCTCCCGCCACTCTGCCCCAGAATGAGCCCCCCTGGATGGCGCTCGCCAAGAAGAAGGCCAAAGCCTGGAGCGAGATGCCGCAGATCGTCCAGTGA